From the genome of Hymenobacter cellulosilyticus, one region includes:
- a CDS encoding PPC domain-containing DNA-binding protein, with amino-acid sequence MTRILLSLGLLWLSAATAFAQQPMPAAPVPALSSPMRTFALRLRPGQDLRQQLTAFVQEHQIRAAAVVTCVGSLTTTTLRLANQSGPSVYHGHFEIVSLVGTLSVNGSHLHLAVSDSTGRTIGGHLLDGNLVYTTAELVIGVLDELDFRRETDPVSTYQELAVYPREAGRKKPAAERGKKPSGKQ; translated from the coding sequence ATGACGCGTATTCTTCTTTCTTTGGGCCTACTGTGGCTGAGCGCCGCAACGGCCTTTGCCCAACAACCCATGCCTGCTGCCCCGGTTCCGGCCCTGTCTTCTCCCATGCGCACCTTTGCGCTGCGCCTGCGCCCCGGCCAGGATCTGCGCCAGCAGCTGACGGCCTTCGTGCAGGAGCACCAGATCCGGGCGGCGGCTGTGGTAACCTGCGTGGGCAGCCTGACTACTACCACGCTGCGGCTGGCCAACCAGAGCGGGCCCAGCGTGTACCATGGCCACTTCGAAATCGTGTCGTTGGTGGGTACGCTCTCCGTAAATGGCAGCCACCTGCACCTGGCCGTATCCGACTCTACCGGCCGCACTATTGGTGGTCATCTGCTCGATGGCAACCTCGTCTACACCACGGCGGAGCTGGTTATCGGCGTGCTGGACGAGTTGGACTTCCGCCGCGAAACCGACCCGGTATCTACCTACCAGGAGTTGGCGGTATACCCGCGGGAAGCCGGGCGAAAAAAGCCGGCGGCGGAGCGCGGCAAAAAGCCGTCCGGCAAGCAATAA